The nucleotide sequence ACGATTTCTCTGAGCCAGACCAGCAGGTTACGACGTCTGATCCGGTCATAAGCCAAATGCGGGAGGTTCTCGCAGCGCTTGAGCAAGCTGACCAGGACCCTCATTACACTATACCTGATGATGTTTTAGCTTTAAGCGCGAACGTCGCAAAGGTATTTAGTGATCTCCATGAAAGCGGTCTTCAGAATCAGGCAGGCGCCAGCAGCGCCCGTAAGGATAAAAGCGGCAAAACCAAAAATAATACCCTCAAAAATATCAAATCTTTGTCTGTATCTTCTACCGCCGATACTTCTGAAGGAATTTCTGAACTGCTGCAACTGGGACTAAAGCGAGACTTTTTAAATATTCTTAGCCCGGAATACGCTGTTGCTGATGCTCCTCGTCAATCTGGAGCTAAAAAATCTAGCAAGAAAAGAGGCAAGAATCGCACTCTGGAAAAATCATTGGAAGGCGCCTCAGGCGTTTTAGGAGGAGCAGGCGGTACGTTAGCGCTCTTGAAATGGCTAAAATCCAGGTCTTCTCAAACTGCAGAGCAGCTTGAAAATACAGAATTAAATAATGTTGATCTCACTGAGGAGGAGGTAACCCAGGAAGAAATTAACGATGCCATCAACGAAGTACTCGGAACGTCTTCAGAAAGAATGCCTGATGTTCCACAAAAAGAACCAGAAGAACCAGAAGAGCTAGAAGAGCCAGAGGAGACAGAAAGTCGTGTGCGGCGACCACAACAAGCAGAAGAGAGTCAGTCCAGAGAACCAGTACGCTGCCGACGATCAACATCAGACTCTTGTCGTAATCAGGATTCAGAAGACGACGATTCTAACACCGAAACCAATAATGATGATGCGGACGCGGACGCTGATTTAGATGTGGCAGATTCTTCTGAATTAGGCGCTGACGGGGCTGCAGCCGCTGGAGAAGGAGAAGACGCAGAAGAAGAGGGAGCAGCAGCAGGGGGAGGTGCAGGTTTAGGGGCATTCAGTTTCCTGGGAAGACTTTTTAGTCATAAAAAATCCAGCAATAATGATGAACATAAGAACAACAAAAACCACAACAATGATGCAAATAACAATAAAAACGAGGCGTTATCTGTTCCTAAACAGACCGTACAACAATCCACTGATGCAACTACTTCAAAACCCTCAACCCTTTTAGTCCATACCAGAAGGGCCAGTACTGCAATCCCGGAGGTAAAAACGGCAACCCCCACCCTCCGGCCAATAATATCCTGGATTCGATCTACCGAGGCAGAGCCGTCCAGCACCATTGGACAGACAAGTCAGACAAGCAGCACACCATCAGCGGAATCAACAACAACCTTCCGGGCTGAATCGACTTCGGCAGACCCCGTCAGCAGCACCGGGCAGACAAGCAGCACACTATCAACGGTGCCAACAACCTTCCGGGCTGAATCGACTTCGGCAGACCCCGTCAGCAGCACCGAACAGACAAGCAGCACACTATCAGCGGCGGCAACAACCTTCCGGGCTGAATCGACTTCGGCAGACCCCGTCAGCAGCACTGGGCAGACAAGCAGCGCACCATCAGCAGCGGCAACAACCTTCCGTGCTGAACCGACTTCGGCAGACCCCGTCAGCAGCACCGGGCAGGCAAGCAGCGCACCATCAGCGGCGGCAACAACCTTCCGGGCTGAATCGACTTCGGCAGACCCCGTCAGCAGCACCAGACAGACAAGCAGCGCACCATCAGCAGCGGCAACAACCTTCCGTGCTGAACCGACTTCAGCAGACCCCGTCAGCAGCACCGGGCAGACAAGCAGCACACTATCAACGGTGCCAACAACCTTCCGGGCTGAATCGACTTCGGCAGACCCCGTCAGCAGCACCGGGCAGACAAGCAGCACACCATCAGCGGAATCAACAACAACCTTCCGGGCTGAATCGACTTCGGCAGACCCCGTCAGCAGCACCGGGCAGACAAGCAGCACACCATCAGCGGAATCAACAACAACCTTCCGTGCTGAACCGACTTCGGCAGACCCCGTCATCAGCACCGGGCAGACAAGCAGCACACTATCAACGGTGCCAACAACCTTCCGGGCTGAATCGACTTCGGCAGACCCCGTCAGCAGCACCGGGCCGACAAGCAGCACACCATCAGCGGAATCAACAATAACCTTCCGGGCTGAATCGACTTCGGCAGACCCCGTCAGCAGCACCGGGCAGGCAAGCAGCGCACCATCAGCGGCGGCAACAACCTTCCGGGCTGAATCGACTTCGGCAGACCCCGTCAGCAGCACCGGGCAGACAAGCAGCACACCATCAGCGGAATCAACAATAACCTTCCGGGCTGAATCGACTTCGGCAGACCCCGTCAGCAGCACCGGGCAGACAAGCAGCGCACCATCAGCGGTGTCAACAACCTTCCGTGCTGAATCGACTTCGGCAGACCCCGTCAGCAGCACCGGGCAGGTAAGCAGCGCACCATCAGCGGCGGCAACAACCTTCCGGGCTGAATCGACTTCGGCAGACCCCGTTAGCAGCACCGGGCAGACAAGCAGCACACTATCAGCAGCGGCAACAACCTTCCGGGCTGAATCGACTTCGGCAGACCCCGTCAGCAGCACCGGGCAGGTAAGCAGCGCACCATCAGCAGCGGCAACAACCTTCCGGGCTGAATCGACTTCGGCAGACCCCGTCAGCAGCACCGGGCAGACAAGCAGCACACCATCAGCGGAATCAACAATAACCTTCCGGGCTGAATCGACTTCGGCAGACCCCGTCAGCAGCACCGGGCAGACAAGCAGCGCACCATCAGCGGTGTCAACAACCTTCCGTGCTGAATCGACTTCGGCAGACCCCGTCAGCAGCACCGGGCAGGTAAGCAGCGCACCATCAGCGGCGGCAACAACCTTCCGAACCCCCACTTCTCAGTACAGGTCTAACAGTTCTCTAACCCATAACCTGCTGACTCAAGTCGAAAAATATACTTCAAGCCAGAAATTGCTGGAACAATTTAAAAACAATGCGCAATCAATCCTTAATGAGTTTGAAAGTCATGCAAAAGAGGTTGCTTCTGCCACCTGGTTACCCACACCAAAAGTCCACAACCATTTTGATGTCTTGCTCCAGAATAAAGCCTTCCTACAAAAAGTTCTCCGCACTCATGTTGTTTCACTCTATGGATATTTAAGATTGACAAGAGCAGATATTTTCAAAATAAAAGAAAATGACACCGATTCTGTCTCAAATAAAGAATCGATAACAAAAACTGTTGAATTGCTGGACCGGGAATTCTTCAAAAATCTTAATACAATGTATAATCATTTTTGCAAATATCGGTATGAACTGTTTAACAATGCCAATTATATACCAGAGACTCTTAGAAAAACTAAGTATTATCAAGATTTTGTTAAAGAATACCATCAAAATTCTGAAGAGCGTTTTTTCAAACTGGTTAAGCTTTTCTTTAACGATGACCCGAAGCAAGGCGATTTACCGATGTACCTGAGGCATTACGTCTCAGTAGCATCTTTGCAAAAAAAGATTAATCATGAAGTTGCTAAGGCCAAAGAAGACATAATCTGGTCTGCAAAAGTCAGTACTTTGAAAATGAAACTGAAACAAGCTTCTATCAAACTGAATAACCCTCATTTTGATATGCAAGTAGGCTGGGGTGATCGCAACAAGCTTGCTATCGAAGAGCTGATTCAAACAGAAAGCTACATTTTTCTGGAAAAAATAGAGTTTGTGCGAAGCGTGTTAACCAAAGAAAAAATACTTACTATTATTCGCTAAACGTTCTTTTGTGCTCTCATGAGAAAGGGATTTCAACGTGTTTTTTTAGCGGCTTTCGCAGCCAAAGCTCTAAGCAGATTATGCTGTTCTGCAGTGACAGAGCCAAAAACAGTTTCATCAAATGAATCATCGGTTGATCTTTGATTTATTTGCTCTGTCAGTGCAGAGACTAAAGCATCATGGAACGGCTCTGTAGGATTGCTTTGTACCGATTCCAGTGGATAAGTCAGGAAGTGTGAAACTGAATTCCGAAGCTGGTGTGATAATTCTGTCGAACCCGACACTCCTCTTTCCAGCTGGGTATAACGATCAACGATTTGGTCAACGCTGTTCACATTTATCTCTTCTGTTTGTTCCGTGAACCGGACTAAGCGACTGTCGCCCGATAGTCGCCCATAAATAGACAGAAGGTTTATATAAGGCCGGATAATATCGGAGGAGGATTCAGCCCCGGAAACGGAATGACTGCGGGCATATAAAAAGTAAAGCTGACTGGCTAAAAAAGAACGGCTAAGAGATGTCGTGTAGACAGGAAGAATAGACGAAACAATGATTGACGATCGCTCCATGAAAGCAAAAACAGCCCGGTTATTCTCGCTGGAAGAATGCAACAGGGAACTCAGTGCCTCCAGTTGCAATAACACATAAATGTTCTCCAGTGTACGATCGATATGATGATCCCAGGCGACACCGGCTCCGACAGAGTCCTGATCCAGCCCTTCCAGGATAGCTCGTAAAGACTCCCTTAAAAGGGATGTTGTATCGCGAACAAGAACCGATTCTCCGCCAGTTGGACCACCCATAACCGGAGACTGAGATACAAGATGAATCAATGTCGCCAGCCGGTTCTGTAAACTATCCCCTGCTCTCTGGTTTCTATACAGCCAGCGTAAAACGTATAACAGAGGGAGCCTGTCTATAGTTTGCCCTGTGTCTCTCACCCAGGTCTGTAACCAGCTACGAACGGTGTCCCTGTCCATCAGTGCTGGTTGCTGCCCACCGGACAAGCTCCCTTGAATTGCAGTTAGCTCGTTTTGCAGAAATTCAAGCAGGTTTTGGTAAAACGGGTCCTGATTCTGAATACGGGTAGTCACTGGAGACTCCGGAGTAGCTACCCCCAATATTCCACCTACTTCACCGGAATCTGGCAGGCTGCTTTGGCCGCGAACCAAAGTCACACACTCAGTCACTGGTACCGGCTGCATGGCTTGAGCTGTGACAGACAGCAAAAAGCAATAACCTGAAACCAAATTAAGGAACTTTGCAAAATACGCCATCTTTGACCCGACTCTTCAGGCTGCTGGCTCAGGCCAGACAAAATCAGGGCGTAAGCCTTCATAGACAGGGCGACCGTCTTTGGGAGTCTCTACGCCGGTGGAGGGGTCAAAAAAAGCATGATAAGTCGCAGGCATCTGTTCAGCGTTGTATCCCATAAGGTTTGGAACAATAGCACGAATACGCCCCTGCTTATCGTTCAGCATAATAGGAGTTCCGCAGGTGGAGCAGGTACAGAGTTCCAGAGGCCCGTCCGGGTTGTTCTTATTAAAAGGTTGTCGATTTAAGTGATCGAGGTGGTCTGAAACAATATCACCGTGTTTGAAGAAAACAACATGAGTGGTGTCCTGTCCGGTGACTTGTTTGCATACCGAGCAATGACAAATGTGGTTGTCAATCGGTTCAGCGTTAGCGTGGGTGTGAATGTGATCACAGCCACCAGAATATTTAGCCATATCCCTATCTCCTTACTACTGAGTTGACAGTTGCCCGGTGAGTATAGGTTATATTGCAGAGTTCATGCGGGTCACTGATTGTGTTAGCCAATCCTCTCCTCACGTTGCTGCTTCGGTCAGTTATGAGTCTGGTGGCAGTCCTGATTCAAGCAACAATATTTCAAGCAACAATATTTCAAGCAACTATATTTCAAGCAACTTTATTTCATGCTGGATTTCATGCTGGTTCACAAAGGTTAAATACCTTTGACGGAACTTTGAGGTCAGTTTTTTATCCAATGCCCTGCTGGTTTCAGCTCAGTCAGCGGCTGGAACCTTTCTAAATGACCTCTGCGAAAAGAACGTTGAATAATGAAACAGGACAACATCAATGATCCTTGTGCAAATTATCATGGGTTCCCGTTCAGACTGGCCCACAATGCAAAAGGCCGCTGAGCTGTTAGATCAGCTTCAGGTTCCCTGGACCGCCAGGGTAGTGTCTGCTCATCGTACCCCTGACCGACTATTCAGCTTTGGCAGGCAAGCTGCGGATAAAGGCTGCAAAGTCATTATTGCCGGTGCTGGTGGTGCTGCCCACCTCCCCGGTATGGTGGCCGCCATGACCCATTTGCCGGTGATTGGTGTTCCTGTCAGAAGCAAGGCTCTGAATGGTCTTGATAGCCTGCTTTCCATTGTCCAGATGCCCAAAGGCGTTGCTGTAGCGACTCAGGCCATTGGTGAAGCCGGTGCAGCCAATGCCGGCCTGATGGCAGCCCAGATTCTTGCCACCTCGGATGACAGTCTTGCCCGGCGCCTGATCGAATGGCGTCGGCAGCAGACCGAGCAGGTGCCGGAGGACGTTGAGTAATGAAGGTTGGTATCGTAGGTTGTGGGCAGCTTTCAAGAATGCTGGCGCTGGCAGGCTGGCCTATGGGCTTCCGGTTCAGCTTTCTCGCTGATCCGGACGAGCCGGTTCGTTGCATAGAAGGACTCGGCTCTGTCGTCCGGCTGGACACAACCATGACAGCCGGTGATGTCTTCAGCGGGCTGGGTAATCCTGATGTGATCACGGTTGAGCGGGAGTCTGTCAATGTTGCCCTGCTACGACAACTGAAGGCATTTTGCCCGGTGTACCCCGATCCGGAGATTGTCTGGGCGATACAGAACCGACATCGGGAAAAAACGCTGGTGGCTGGTCTTGGTATTCCTTTATCGCCGTGGGAAGTGTTCCGGGAGCGTGAGCCGGTTCAGGAGGCTATTGCCAGAATTGGCGGGCTTCCAGTGGTCATTAAATCAACGGAAGATGGTTACGACGGACATAACCAATGGATTATCGACAGCAGTGAACAGTTGGAAGCGTTCGAAAAAGAGCGTGAAGCTTTGCTAGAACGTAAAGACTGGCTTCAGGAATCAGCCACTAAAGGTATCCATGAATGGATTGTCGAAAAGAAAATAGCGTTTGATCGTGAGATTTCAGTGATTGGTGCGCGCACGCCTGATGGTGATATCGCGATGTATACGTCTGGTGAAAATCATCATGACAAAGGCATTCTTGTCCATTCAGTGATTCCGGCTCCTGACCTGTCCGAACAACTACACAATAAAGCCCGGGATTACATCTGTCGTTTGTTGCAGGAAACCGGTTATGTGGGCGTACTGGCGGTCGAGTGCTTTGTTGCAGGTAATGAATTGCTGGTTAATGAGCTGGCACCACGGGTGCATAACAGTGGTCACTGGACGATCGATGGTGCTGCCACCAGTCAGTTTGAAAACCACCTTCGGGCGATTGCCAGCTTACCGCTGGGTAATACTGCTCATCAGGACGGAGTGGTTGGTATGTATAACCTGCTTGGGCAAAAGCATTCAGACGACAGTCAGGCTCCTGATCAGTTAATTACGAAGGGAACGTATTTGCACTGGTACAACAAAACCTCAAGACCCGGACGCAAGCTGGGGCATCTGAATATTCTGGCTGAGAATGAGGAAGAACTGAGTGGTTCTTTTGAGTCTCTGCGGAACCTGTTTCCCCCGTCGGCGTGATACGAACTCATCATTTTTGATCGTGTCACTTTTGTGAAATGGCTGTAATAATAAGGTGTATAACATTGAAATCAGCTAAACCTCCCTTTTTTATTCACACGATAAACTGCCTGTTCTTTCTCACTGCCATTGTCTTTCTGGAAAAGAGTTATGCCTTAACCAGAATATCCATTCTTCCCGGGATAGAGACAACAGTGTTTGATTCAAACAATAAAGGTGCGCTTAAAACGCTGCATCGGCATAAAGCCAGCGATAGCCCTGATGAGTTTCTTTCCATTCCCGGCGAATTAACAGTATCAACCCGGTTCGATGGTAATGCTCTACCCAATGCTGAAGCTTATTTCACGGGATGTTTTAAATCACTACAAAATAACAGTACCCATCAATTGCCACTGAACCTGAGGTTTTATAACGATCAAACAGGTGCTGCACCGGCAGAACCAAGGCCGGTGAAAACAAAAAAAAACCAGCGTTTAGTGTCCTTTACTATGACGCCTGACATGAACGACATACAGGCGACTTATGATAACTTTCACTGGAGATTTGACCCTGGTTGCTCCTCGCTCAGCGCAGGCACAAACTCTGTTACCGTGACCATTAAAGAGGCAAAAAACCTTTCGATAACATTATCGAATGGAACTTTATTGGCCAAGGTTATCGCTCCTCCCAACAAACCGTCTGAGCTATACGCATCGGGCAGCAGCCCCGGCTATGACGGCAAAAACGATTTTCCCAAAAGACCCGGGGATAGTTTGCTCGTCAAGCCTTTCTATGAATTTATTCTTAAATTGAAGTCTGAATGGTTTGCTTTACCGAACAAAAGCAGTCTAGAAGTCATAACCGAACATTTCCGCTTAATCGTCTGGACAAACAGCTGGCAATCTACGGAAATAAACATCCCCTCTTCACTCTGGCACGCCATGGTGTCGCGGGGACATCATTTGCAACCTGAATTAATACGTGCTTTCAGCATGAATCCCGATAATCCGTGGGAGACTTATCATAATTATTGTACTGGCTTCCTGACAGAACATTTTGATTCAGAATTTGTCCACAGCCATGAACCGTTAAGCACTGACCTTAAGTCACTCCATAATGACCAGATGACCGGGGTGGAACCATTAAGCCTGACGTTATTTCCCGCCTATATACCCGGATCAGTTGAGTGCCCAAACAGGGGGCCAGCGGCCACCGGTGGCGTTAACCAAAGTTATGTTGTATCCAGGCCTTCAAATAATAATGCCAGTGGAAACAGTGAAAGCGGAACCCGTTCCTACTGCTGGAGGAGTGGTGCAGGAAACTCTGGTGATGGCAATAATGGCGGTGAACCCACGGTAAACAGGTGCCATGGCGCGTCAGGTTGTCCCAACCAGCCGCTGGTTGGAACTAACCTGTGTCAGAACTGCCGGGATACACTCCCTAATTATGAGGAATCCCAGAGAGTTTACGAGCAGAGAGGAAGACAGCCCGTTCAGGATATAGCCCGGGCGGAAGCTTTGTCAGAAGAGTTCCCCGGATCGCAAATAACCTTGTCTGAAAAAATTAAAGGCACCAGAGAATTTATGCGGTGGGCTAGGGTTATAAGCCCTCACTGGGAGGAAGTCACACGTCATACTGACAAGTTTAAGAATTATGAAATAGAAATTATCCGATCAACTATACATAATCCGCTAATGAGGGCAGATCAAATGTTGAACGATTTAAAATCCAGACTGGGCACATTCGGAGACCTTGTAAAGGCAATGGAGTTGACAAGACCCAGTCTTAAGCGAGATGAGATGAATGACTGGGAGAGATTGATAGAAACGATAAAAGCATTCGCCATTTATTGAGAACCGGTCATTCCCACGAGAGTGGGAATGACCGTAAAGCAAACCTCTCTAAGCCATATCCATTACAATACGACCAGTAATCTCGTTTTTCTCCATTTGATCAAAAATCTGGTTAATTTCGTCAAGGCTTCTGACCTCGATATTGGTTTTAACTTTTCCCTGGGCTCCAAAATCAAGGCACTCAGCCAGATCCCTTCGGGTTCCAACTATGGAGCCAACAATAGTGACGCCGTTCAGAACGGTATCAAAAATGGGAATTGGCAGCTCATCAGGTGGCAGGCCAACCAGCACCATTGTCCCTCCTCTGCGGGTTGAGGCGTAGGCACTGTCAAAACCTGCTTTAGACACTGCAGTACAGATAGCAGCATGAACACCGGTATTGAGCAGACTCTGAATCTTTTCTTCCGGCTTTTCTTTCATAAAATCAATAAAATGATCGGCACCCAGATCCATACAAAGCTTCTCTACGTCGGCTCCGGTATCCACTGCGATCACATTCAGGCCCATGGCCTTGGCATATTGAATGGCCAGATGCCCCAGACCTCCGGCACCAACAATGGACACCCAGTCTCCGGGCTTGGTGTTGCTGACCTTCAGTGCTTTATAAGAGGTGACCCCTGCACAAAACAGCGGTGCGGCATCAATAAACGACAGACCGTCCGGAATTTCAACGACATAGCGGGCATCGGCAAGACAGTATTCGGCATAACCTCCATTCACCATATATCCACCGTAGACGACATCCGGGCAAAGGGTTTCTTTGCCTTCCAGGCAGTAGTCACAGTATCCGCAGGCTGAATAGAGAAACGGAATACCCACACGACTGCCTTTTTTCAGGTGAGTCACCTGACTGCCCACTTCCGTGACAACGCCTACGCCTTCATGCCCGGGAATCAGCGGCATGGTAGGTTTTACCGGCCAGTCACCCTGGCAGGCATGAAGGTCTGTATGGCAGACTCCACATGCCTTGATATTAACCAGAATATTATTAGGACCGACTTCGGGTACAGGTACATCTTCAATTTTTAACGGTTCTTTGAAGTTATGCGCAACGGCGGCTTTCATGACGAGTTTCCTCTGTGTCCAGTTGACCAGCCGTGGTTTGAAAACTGATCAACAGCAATCGTGAAAAAAACAGACAGGCATCAACCTGTGAGTTTGCGTGCGTGAAATTCAAGATGGTTATCGATAAAGCTGGATATGAAATAGTAACTGTGGTCATAGCCAGCCCTCAGATTCAGCGTTAAGGGGACATTAGCTTTAGCACAGGCTGCTTTGAAATGATCAGGCTGCAGCTGCTCTTCAAGGAATGAGTCACTGCTGCCCTGGTCGATAAGAATTGGGTCACTGACCTTAGACTGCTGCACCAACAGGGTTGCATCGTAGTTGTCCCACTGGCTTTTATCGTCGCCCAGATAGTTCTGAAAGGCTTTTTGTCCCCAGGGAACGACCGTGGGATGAACAATAGGGGAGAACGCTGATACTGAAGTATAGGCTCCGGGGTTTCGCAGGAAGATCACCAGCGCCCCATGTCCACCCATTGAATGCCCACTGATGGCTTTCTTTCCAGAGACTGCAAAAGAGCCTTCAATCAGCGCTGGCAACTCTTCGACGACATAACTGTACATCCGGTAATGATCAGACCAGGGAGACTGAGTAGCATCAACATAAAAGCCTGCTCCGGAGCCAAAGTCGTAGCTGTCGTGTTCGCCAGGCAGATCCAGCCCCCGGGGGCTGGTATCCGGGCAGACTATCGCCAGCCCCAGTTGGGCTGCCATTTTGAATGCACCGGCTTTCTGGGTGAAATTTTCATCAGTACAGGTTAATCCCGAAAGCCAGTAAATGACAGGAACCGGATGATTTTTAGCCTGTGGTGGGAGGTAAATGGCAAACACCATGTCTGTCGAAGTAGACGACGATGAATGTTGATATCGATGCAGATCGCCTTCGAAGACTCTCGTGACAGATAACTGTTCCATTGTCTGATCCCTGTTAGTAAAGAATCACGGTGCGGATACTTTTACCCTCATGCATCAGGTGGAATGCATCGTTTATTCTGTCCAGCGGCATGGTGTGGGTAATCAGTGGATCAATGTCGATCTTGTTCTGCATATACCAGTCAACAATTTTAGGAACATCGGTGCGCCCACGGGCTCCACCAAAGGCACTGCCTTTCCAGCTGCGGCCAGTGACCAGCTGGAATGGACGTGTTGAAATTTCCTGACCTGATCCGGCTACCCCAATGACGTAAGACTCTCCCCAGCCCTTATGGCAGCACTCAAGTGCCTGACGCATGACATGAACATTACCAATACATTCAAAGCTGTAATCCACACCCCCACCGGTGAGGTCGACGATAGCATCGACAATATCGTCAACGTCTTTCGGGTTCAGGAAGTCAGTCATGCCAAAGTCTTTGGCCATAGGAACCTTGTCAGGGTTCAGGTCAA is from Endozoicomonas gorgoniicola and encodes:
- a CDS encoding 5-(carboxyamino)imidazole ribonucleotide synthase; its protein translation is MKVGIVGCGQLSRMLALAGWPMGFRFSFLADPDEPVRCIEGLGSVVRLDTTMTAGDVFSGLGNPDVITVERESVNVALLRQLKAFCPVYPDPEIVWAIQNRHREKTLVAGLGIPLSPWEVFREREPVQEAIARIGGLPVVIKSTEDGYDGHNQWIIDSSEQLEAFEKEREALLERKDWLQESATKGIHEWIVEKKIAFDREISVIGARTPDGDIAMYTSGENHHDKGILVHSVIPAPDLSEQLHNKARDYICRLLQETGYVGVLAVECFVAGNELLVNELAPRVHNSGHWTIDGAATSQFENHLRAIASLPLGNTAHQDGVVGMYNLLGQKHSDDSQAPDQLITKGTYLHWYNKTSRPGRKLGHLNILAENEEELSGSFESLRNLFPPSA
- the purE gene encoding 5-(carboxyamino)imidazole ribonucleotide mutase is translated as MILVQIIMGSRSDWPTMQKAAELLDQLQVPWTARVVSAHRTPDRLFSFGRQAADKGCKVIIAGAGGAAHLPGMVAAMTHLPVIGVPVRSKALNGLDSLLSIVQMPKGVAVATQAIGEAGAANAGLMAAQILATSDDSLARRLIEWRRQQTEQVPEDVE
- the fghA gene encoding S-formylglutathione hydrolase; protein product: MEQLSVTRVFEGDLHRYQHSSSSTSTDMVFAIYLPPQAKNHPVPVIYWLSGLTCTDENFTQKAGAFKMAAQLGLAIVCPDTSPRGLDLPGEHDSYDFGSGAGFYVDATQSPWSDHYRMYSYVVEELPALIEGSFAVSGKKAISGHSMGGHGALVIFLRNPGAYTSVSAFSPIVHPTVVPWGQKAFQNYLGDDKSQWDNYDATLLVQQSKVSDPILIDQGSSDSFLEEQLQPDHFKAACAKANVPLTLNLRAGYDHSYYFISSFIDNHLEFHARKLTG
- the adhP gene encoding alcohol dehydrogenase AdhP — protein: MKAAVAHNFKEPLKIEDVPVPEVGPNNILVNIKACGVCHTDLHACQGDWPVKPTMPLIPGHEGVGVVTEVGSQVTHLKKGSRVGIPFLYSACGYCDYCLEGKETLCPDVVYGGYMVNGGYAEYCLADARYVVEIPDGLSFIDAAPLFCAGVTSYKALKVSNTKPGDWVSIVGAGGLGHLAIQYAKAMGLNVIAVDTGADVEKLCMDLGADHFIDFMKEKPEEKIQSLLNTGVHAAICTAVSKAGFDSAYASTRRGGTMVLVGLPPDELPIPIFDTVLNGVTIVGSIVGTRRDLAECLDFGAQGKVKTNIEVRSLDEINQIFDQMEKNEITGRIVMDMA
- a CDS encoding GFA family protein, which gives rise to MAKYSGGCDHIHTHANAEPIDNHICHCSVCKQVTGQDTTHVVFFKHGDIVSDHLDHLNRQPFNKNNPDGPLELCTCSTCGTPIMLNDKQGRIRAIVPNLMGYNAEQMPATYHAFFDPSTGVETPKDGRPVYEGLRPDFVWPEPAA